One Centroberyx gerrardi isolate f3 chromosome 6, fCenGer3.hap1.cur.20231027, whole genome shotgun sequence genomic region harbors:
- the nup88 gene encoding nucleoporin 88, translated as MAAFAGERWLSELPNHNIFSKLREKLDSEPKANDRRIAKNLTFCLNGDFFVWNDADRAFHTTNLRQLNSEESRGSGNYQTLLCINPPRFEVCQVLLSPTQHHVALIGQRGASVLELPQRWGKRSEFEGGRSEINCKTIPVAERFFTSSASVSLRQAAWYPSETEEPHLVLLTSDNSIRFYGLKSPQTPAKVLSVSQSEDDSSVHAPVRSYAASLGEIAVAFDFGPVSSTPRQLAAQCSKELLVYPLYILYENGETYLSYTNQASGLGLSKPIGPLPMYPAAEDNYGYDACAVLCLPCVPNILVIATETGTLYHCVVLESEEEEDTGAVEKWIRGAEPVPSLYVFECVELELTLKVATGEDEEPQELDFTCPIRLHRDPLCQHRYHCTHEAGVHSVGLTWFNKLHKFLQSDEEDKDSLQELAAEKRCIVEHILCTRPLSTSQSAPVRGFLIVSDLSLGATMICITSTYECILLPLLSSIRPPSPPLLCSRPGAGSASSPLRGLADDSFEQHIRNILARSSTNPLVLRAGDKDTPTPPPECLQLLSRATQVFREEYILKQDMAREEMQRRVKLLTGQKNKQLEEMALCREERKSLREAAERLADKYEDAKYRQEAIMNRVKKVLGSLRSQLPVLSDSEKDMKKELQTISDQLRHLGNGIKQVNMKMEYQKKQVDKGVTPARTTVSLNAHQKKCVQGVLKEHGEQIADMMKQIKDIKNHFSF; from the coding sequence ATGGCGGCATTTGCTGGAGAGCGTTGGCTGAGTGAATTACCAAATCATAATATTTTTAGTAAATTACGAGAGAAGCTTGATTCAGAACCCAAAGCAAATGACAGAAGGATTGCTAAAAACCTTACCTTCTGTTTGAACGGAGACTTCTTCGTGTGGAACGACGCAGACCGCGCGTTTCACACAACCAATTTGAGACAGCTGAACTCGGAGGAGAGTCGTGGGAGCGGGAATTACCAGACTCTGCTGTGCATCAATCCACCTCGCTTTGAAGTCTGTCAGGTGCTGCTCAGTCCGACGCAGCACCACGTCGCGCTCATCGGGCAGCGGGGAGCCTCGGTGCTCGAGCTGCCGCAGCGGTGGGGCAAGAGGTCCGAGTTCGAGGGCGGACGGAGCGAAATCAACTGCAAGACCATCCCCGTGGCCGAGCGCTTCTTCACCAGCTCGGCGTCAGTGAGCTTGCGGCAGGCGGCTTGGTACCCCAGCGAGACGGAGGAGCCCCACCTGGTGCTGCTCACCTCAGACAACAGCATCCGGTTCTATGGCTTGAAGTCGCCCCAGACTCCGGCCAAAGTGCTGTCTGTCTCCCAGTCAGAGGACGACAGCAGTGTCCATGCTCCGGTGCGTTCCTACGCAGCATCTCTCGGCGAGATAGCAGTGGCGTTTGACTTCGGACCAGTGTCGTCAACCCCTCGGCAGCTGGCAGCTCAGTGCTCCAAAGAACTGCTGGTCTACCCTCTATATATCCTGTACGAGAATGGGGAGACCTACCTGAGCTACACTAACCAGGCAAGTGGTTTGGGTCTCAGTAAACCCATCGGGCCCCTCCCCATGTACCCCGCAGCAGAAGACAACTACGGCTATGATGCTTGCGCAGTTCTCTGCCTGCCTTGTGTGCCCAACATCCTGGTAATCGCCACAGAAACGGGTACGCTCTATCACTGTGTGGTGCTGgagtcagaggaagaggaagacacaGGGGCGGTGGAGAAGTGGATCCGAGGCGCGGAGCCAGTGCCGTCTCTCtatgtttttgagtgtgtggaGCTGGAGCTCACCCTCAAAGTAGCCacaggagaggatgaggagccccAGGAGCTGGACTTCACCTGCCCAATCAGACTGCACAGAGACCCCCTGTGTCAGCACAGGTACCACTGCACCCACGAGGCAGGGGTACACAGTGTGGGGCTAACCTGGTTCAACAAGCTGCACAAGTTCCTCCAGTCAGACGAGGAGGATAAGGACAGTCTCCAGGAGCTGGCGGCTGAGAAGCGCTGTATTGTAGAGCACATCCTTTGTACTAGACCActgtcaaccagtcagtcagctccGGTGCGCGGCTTCTTGATTGTATCAGACCTTTCTCTGGGCGCCACCATGATCTGCATCACCAGCACCTACGAGTGTATCCTGTTGCCCCTGCTGAGTTCCATTCggcccccctctcctcccctgctctGCTCCCGTCCGGGTGCGGGCTCTGCCAGCTCCCCCCTGCGCGGACTGGCCGACGACTCCTTCGAGCAGCACATCCGCAACATCCTGGCACGCAGCTCCACCAATCCTCTCGTACTGAGGGCGGGGGACAAGGACACGCCGACGCCGCCTCCAGAGTGCCTGCAGCTCCTCAGCAGAGCCACGCAGGTCTTCAGAGAAGAGTACATCCTCAAACAGGACATGGCCCGCGAAGAGATGCAGAGAAGGGTGAAACTCCTGACGGGCCAGAAGAACaagcagctggaggagatggctctgtgcagggaggagaggaagagtctGAGAGAGGCGGCAGAGAGGTTGGCGGATAAGTATGAAGATGCCAAGTATCGGCAGGAAGCCATCATGAACAGGGTGAAGAAAGTGCTCGGTAGCCTGCGCAGCCAGCTGCCCGTCCTGTCAGACAGCGAGAAGGACATGAAGAAGGAGCTGCAGACCATCAGCGACCAGCTGAGACACCTGGGCAACGGCATCAAACAGGTGAACATGAAGATGGAGTACCAGAAGAAACAGGTGGATAAGGGTGTAACTCCGGCCAGGACGACGGTCTCGCTCAACGCCCACCAGAAGAAGTGTGTTCAAGGTGTCCTCAAAGAACACGGAGAGCAAATCGCTGACATGATGAAGCAGATCAAGGACATCAAGAACCATTTCAGTTTCTAA